From one Magnolia sinica isolate HGM2019 chromosome 18, MsV1, whole genome shotgun sequence genomic stretch:
- the LOC131233139 gene encoding UMP-CMP kinase 4-like yields MERRLLNRNQGRVDDNIETIRKWFKVFTESSLPVIEYYSSKGMVRKIDAGKPVEEVFEAVKSVFSSAIKNVRHLLAVQCCNHYLCDKCKREKEIHMDAVCDNQLHNLC; encoded by the exons ATGGAAAGGCGCCTTTTGAATAGGAATCAG GGAAGAGTTGATGATAACATTGAGACAATCAGGAAGTGGTTCAAAGTTTTTACAGAATCCAGTTTACCTGTAATTGAGTATTACAGCTCCAAAGGGATGGTTCGGAAG ATTGATGCTGGAAAGCCTGTTGAAGAGGTCTTCGAGGCTGTCAAAAGCGTTTTCTCTTCAGCTATAAAGAACGTAAGGCACCTCTTGGCAGTTCAGTGTTGTAATCATTACTTGTGTGATAAatgcaaaagagaaaaagagatacaCATGGATGCTGTTTGCGACAACCAACTGCACAATCTATGTTGA